From one Melioribacteraceae bacterium genomic stretch:
- a CDS encoding tetratricopeptide repeat protein, whose amino-acid sequence MLKLRSYIIISIIISSVIIARNSQPGDIYNDALLAFNQHEYSKAQKLFEVILSDPNIEADLKSTAFYYKGECHFSLSEYNAAASTFEGFISKFPFSSLKDRALYRLGTIYVNDKEFEKARTKLNELVQFYFASEFLGSAYYLIGESYSAQRRYKEAAENFRLAINYASTNSFEANTIYSLGNAYEHLGDYTKAVEQYDEILSYYRDSELESLAQLRIGATYYNLKKYDNAVIELSDPKIKRLNSQKETEALMLLANSFFKLKEYKNAQDIFNELIEKNPELSNEEQIKFSLAKINFQSGNYDDAYDTFIELVTSDVDSVVANSVYWAAESKRYSGQTNQAAELYERFLENFPNQKLAEQVSFNLASIYYQEKRELEAEKFLLPLSNSQNPNIKIRTLNLLGEINFNRKKYEESNEYYRSAVNIGEGFNNEYYQALLGKGVSDYYLEDFNESIKSLGRLIETAPNFERSKANFYLAEANFAAGEFQRSITYFNRVNTDDSQVGLQTIFGKAYAYYNSKDYANAIFYFNEYISKSRDPNKIVEANLRLADSFYGTKNFVRSSQIYDEVFSKYKNALNNDYALYQYGQALFYAERPSDAIAKFRELQQKFPKSRYTDESQYLIGWIQFREGNFKSAVNEYKIMLGKYPNSPVVPIALYSIGDSYFNLAEYDSSIAYYNTMIDRFKNSEFVLDAINGIQYSFIAKDQPEYAVEYLQRYVLLNPNSSISDQVKFKQADVHYSLGEYEKARKVYTEFVNQFPNSSLVPNGYYWIGKCSELLNQDLDAITNFKLIIDRFVKSEVGVDAVIELGKTYQRLKMNKEALLMYDSALDKIGNNSRIPEILFEKADLLLEEDNVADAYETLDYIINYYDGTLFADKAKVELGVLELKRGGYQNAELLFSELGAKRTDDIGAKAQYHYGLTLLEQEKLNQAISAFVRVRSVFGTYDEWLTKSLLKLGDIYVKLNDKNNARDMYRAVLQKHSNDEWGREARNKLNSL is encoded by the coding sequence ATGCTCAAATTGAGATCATATATAATCATATCAATCATAATTTCCTCGGTGATTATTGCCCGGAACTCACAGCCGGGTGATATTTACAATGATGCATTGCTTGCCTTTAACCAACATGAATATTCAAAAGCACAAAAATTGTTTGAAGTTATTTTGAGTGATCCTAATATTGAAGCAGATTTAAAATCAACAGCTTTTTATTACAAAGGTGAATGTCATTTTAGTCTGAGTGAATATAACGCGGCAGCCTCAACATTCGAAGGATTCATAAGTAAATTTCCATTCTCATCTCTTAAAGATAGAGCATTATATAGATTAGGAACTATTTACGTTAATGATAAAGAATTTGAAAAAGCCAGAACAAAATTAAATGAATTAGTTCAATTTTATTTTGCTAGTGAATTTCTTGGCTCAGCCTATTATCTAATAGGAGAATCATATTCAGCACAACGAAGATATAAGGAAGCCGCTGAAAATTTTAGACTTGCGATCAATTATGCTAGTACAAATTCTTTTGAGGCAAATACAATTTATTCACTCGGTAACGCATATGAACATCTCGGCGACTATACCAAAGCTGTTGAACAATATGATGAAATATTATCCTATTATAGAGATAGTGAACTTGAATCATTAGCTCAGCTTCGAATCGGTGCAACATATTATAACTTGAAAAAGTATGATAATGCCGTCATCGAACTTTCAGATCCCAAGATTAAGCGATTAAATTCTCAAAAAGAAACCGAAGCATTGATGCTGTTAGCAAATTCCTTTTTCAAATTAAAAGAATATAAAAATGCGCAGGATATTTTTAATGAATTAATTGAAAAGAATCCCGAGTTATCTAACGAAGAGCAAATAAAATTTTCGCTGGCAAAAATAAATTTCCAAAGTGGAAATTATGATGATGCTTATGATACTTTTATCGAATTAGTTACCTCTGATGTAGATTCGGTTGTCGCAAATTCAGTATACTGGGCTGCTGAATCAAAAAGATATTCCGGACAAACAAACCAAGCTGCCGAGCTTTATGAAAGATTTTTGGAAAACTTTCCCAATCAAAAACTTGCTGAACAAGTATCCTTCAATCTAGCTTCCATTTATTATCAAGAGAAAAGAGAACTAGAAGCGGAAAAGTTTTTATTGCCATTAAGTAATTCACAAAATCCGAATATTAAAATAAGAACTCTAAATCTACTTGGTGAAATCAATTTTAACAGAAAAAAATATGAAGAATCGAATGAGTATTATAGATCGGCAGTCAATATCGGGGAAGGATTCAATAACGAATATTATCAAGCATTATTAGGAAAAGGTGTTTCTGATTATTACTTGGAAGATTTTAATGAATCAATAAAATCACTTGGAAGATTAATTGAAACGGCTCCAAACTTTGAACGCAGTAAAGCTAATTTTTATTTAGCCGAGGCAAACTTTGCTGCAGGTGAGTTTCAGCGATCAATTACATACTTCAACCGTGTGAATACAGATGATTCGCAAGTTGGACTTCAAACAATTTTTGGAAAAGCATACGCGTATTACAACTCGAAAGATTATGCGAACGCAATATTTTATTTCAACGAATACATCAGTAAGTCAAGAGATCCAAACAAAATTGTTGAAGCAAATTTACGATTGGCAGATAGTTTTTACGGTACTAAAAATTTTGTGAGATCAAGCCAAATTTATGATGAAGTCTTCTCAAAATATAAAAATGCATTAAATAATGATTATGCACTTTATCAATATGGACAGGCTTTGTTCTATGCCGAACGTCCGTCAGATGCGATAGCTAAATTTCGGGAATTGCAGCAAAAATTTCCAAAGTCCCGTTACACGGATGAATCTCAGTATTTAATCGGCTGGATTCAATTCCGAGAAGGGAATTTCAAAAGTGCTGTAAATGAATACAAAATAATGTTAGGTAAATATCCAAATTCGCCGGTTGTTCCAATTGCGTTATATTCTATAGGTGATTCATATTTCAATCTTGCGGAGTATGATAGCTCAATCGCTTACTACAATACAATGATTGACAGATTCAAAAACTCGGAATTTGTACTAGACGCGATCAACGGAATTCAATATTCTTTCATTGCAAAAGATCAACCAGAATATGCAGTTGAATATTTACAAAGGTATGTTTTACTTAATCCCAATAGCAGCATTAGCGATCAAGTAAAATTTAAGCAAGCTGATGTTCATTACAGCCTCGGTGAATACGAAAAAGCAAGGAAAGTATATACTGAATTTGTAAACCAATTCCCTAATAGCTCACTCGTCCCAAATGGTTACTATTGGATTGGGAAATGTTCCGAATTATTAAATCAAGATCTCGATGCCATAACAAATTTTAAATTGATTATCGATAGATTCGTAAAATCTGAGGTAGGAGTAGATGCGGTAATTGAATTGGGTAAAACCTATCAAAGATTGAAAATGAATAAAGAAGCTTTACTTATGTATGATTCGGCATTAGATAAGATAGGAAATAATTCGCGCATTCCGGAAATTTTATTTGAAAAAGCAGATTTACTTTTAGAAGAGGATAACGTTGCCGATGCTTACGAAACTTTAGATTATATAATTAATTATTACGATGGAACATTGTTCGCTGATAAAGCAAAAGTGGAACTCGGCGTACTTGAATTGAAACGCGGGGGATATCAAAACGCTGAATTATTATTCAGTGAACTTGGAGCAAAGAGAACAGATGATATCGGTGCTAAAGCGCAATATCATTACGGACTTACTCTGCTTGAGCAAGAAAAACTTAATCAAGCTATTTCTGCATTTGTTAGAGTACGTTCTGTGTTTGGAACCTATGATGAATGGTTAACAAAGTCATTATTGAAACTCGGTGATATTTATGTAAAACTTAACGATAAAAATAATGCAAGGGATATGTATCGCGCGGTTTTGCAAAAGCATAGCAATGACGAATGGGGAAGAGAAGCCAGAAATAAATTGAACAGCCTATGA
- a CDS encoding DUF92 domain-containing protein has translation MLKLHFSIFDPTNQKNAIHKLITALILFSIVGVSAVISELLGRDRILDIEVARKLFHFTASICAAFSVLLVETQEILLLFGAASILISLLLIKFDFLKLLKRSKTKNWGLFFLPLSFTVLVLFLFPINKEIIFLSMLLLGVADASAALFGSFFSDSYFYLTSDKKSFIGSFAFFVTSIVIFILFFAGVVNVDKIPDFFFSLADILLFAVVTTILLTVVEAMSSRGFDNFTIPIFTSIIFYVFSLGNNFLLINQFALGVFLAAVVALVSIKFKFLTANGSAATFILASFIFGLGGWKWSLPIMTFFILSSLLSKIRKRENERVETYFEKTGTRDYLQVLANGGIGGILVIYNQINPNELNYFIYLAAMAAVCADTWATEIGTLRKRPTYNVLNFKKIEQGVSGGISVVGALGAMLGSFVIALSGILWIELYWVYYLVLIIGTGLIGSFFDSILGATIQLQSKCEVCEKITEREIHCGETTNYYRGFKWLNNDAVNFLSGIASALFLILIFYF, from the coding sequence ATGTTAAAATTACATTTCAGTATATTTGACCCAACAAACCAAAAAAATGCGATTCATAAATTGATAACAGCATTAATCCTTTTCTCAATTGTAGGTGTATCGGCTGTCATTTCCGAATTATTAGGAAGAGATAGGATCCTTGATATTGAAGTCGCTAGAAAATTATTTCACTTTACTGCAAGTATTTGTGCTGCATTTTCTGTTCTATTAGTTGAGACTCAAGAGATTTTATTATTATTTGGTGCAGCTTCAATTCTTATAAGTTTACTGCTCATTAAGTTCGATTTTCTTAAATTACTAAAAAGATCAAAAACAAAAAATTGGGGACTGTTCTTTTTACCTCTCTCTTTTACTGTTCTAGTCTTATTCCTATTCCCGATCAATAAAGAAATAATTTTTTTATCAATGCTATTGCTTGGAGTAGCCGATGCTTCGGCGGCATTATTCGGCTCGTTTTTTTCAGACAGTTATTTCTATCTTACCTCTGATAAAAAATCTTTTATTGGTTCGTTCGCATTCTTCGTCACTTCTATTGTGATCTTTATACTCTTTTTTGCCGGCGTTGTTAATGTTGATAAAATCCCAGATTTCTTTTTTAGTCTTGCCGATATTCTATTGTTTGCTGTAGTTACAACTATACTTTTAACAGTTGTAGAAGCAATGTCCTCCAGAGGATTTGATAACTTCACTATACCAATTTTCACGTCGATAATTTTTTACGTTTTTTCTCTTGGAAATAATTTCCTGTTAATAAATCAGTTTGCATTAGGTGTTTTTTTAGCCGCAGTTGTTGCTCTAGTTTCGATCAAATTTAAATTTCTGACCGCAAATGGAAGTGCCGCTACTTTTATTCTTGCTTCTTTTATATTTGGTCTTGGCGGTTGGAAATGGAGTTTACCGATAATGACATTTTTCATACTTTCTAGCCTTCTTTCAAAAATTAGAAAGAGAGAGAATGAAAGAGTTGAAACTTATTTTGAAAAAACCGGGACAAGAGATTATCTGCAAGTTTTAGCCAATGGCGGGATTGGAGGAATACTTGTTATTTATAATCAAATTAATCCGAATGAATTAAATTATTTTATTTACCTTGCTGCAATGGCGGCAGTATGTGCCGATACATGGGCGACTGAGATAGGAACATTACGTAAACGTCCCACGTATAATGTACTTAACTTCAAAAAAATTGAACAAGGTGTTTCCGGTGGAATTTCGGTTGTAGGAGCTTTAGGTGCCATGCTCGGCAGTTTTGTTATTGCTCTTTCAGGAATTTTGTGGATTGAGTTATACTGGGTTTATTATCTAGTGCTTATAATTGGAACGGGATTGATAGGCAGTTTTTTTGACAGTATCTTAGGGGCGACTATTCAATTACAAAGCAAATGCGAGGTCTGTGAAAAAATTACCGAGAGAGAAATTCATTGTGGTGAAACCACAAACTACTACCGTGGTTTTAAATGGTTAAATAATGATGCAGTGAACTTTTTATCAGGTATCGCGTCTGCTTTATTTTTAATACTTATTTTTTATTTCTAA
- a CDS encoding outer membrane beta-barrel protein gives MKKALTLITILFVFVGISNAQGISFGATGGLTMVSGPDALTNDISDGGAGFSSAPHFGVKGRFSLPLIPLAITGQVLYTKFTGEGNTTVMGINAAVETESSLLIFGVGAEYNFVPGPISPYAAFDIFYANSGDFKYTATAMGTTSEQTFDGENRTGIGLGAGLKIGIIPLIDIDVSAKYNINNLIGKEDGEDTFSTINLSASVFFGF, from the coding sequence ATGAAAAAAGCATTAACTCTAATTACCATTCTTTTTGTTTTTGTCGGTATATCAAACGCTCAAGGTATTTCATTTGGTGCCACCGGCGGTTTAACGATGGTTTCCGGTCCAGATGCGTTAACAAATGATATAAGCGACGGTGGAGCGGGTTTTTCAAGTGCACCACATTTTGGTGTTAAGGGCAGATTTAGTTTACCACTAATTCCTTTAGCGATAACCGGGCAAGTCTTGTACACAAAATTTACAGGTGAAGGTAATACAACTGTTATGGGAATTAACGCTGCCGTAGAAACAGAATCATCGCTACTAATTTTTGGTGTAGGTGCTGAATATAATTTTGTTCCCGGACCAATCTCTCCATATGCAGCCTTTGATATTTTTTATGCAAATTCCGGTGACTTCAAGTACACAGCTACCGCAATGGGAACAACCAGCGAACAAACCTTTGACGGTGAAAATAGAACAGGTATTGGTCTTGGTGCCGGATTAAAGATCGGGATTATTCCATTAATTGATATTGATGTTTCTGCAAAATATAATATCAACAATTTAATCGGGAAAGAGGATGGTGAGGATACATTTTCAACAATAAATCTTTCTGCTTCTGTATTTTTTGGATTTTAA
- a CDS encoding tetratricopeptide repeat protein — protein MKKLLSLLGIALFLITLNITAQDSEMDAEAAKAYNEGNKLLKAGDYTGAVKQYDTALQTSKDYRIFYQKGVGLKNLRKYDEAIEAYKAALKANSKFGASYNGLGGIYYAQGKFIEAADNFKKFKESTDNKKQKEMADKYISLSYTKLGVEAKQNGNFKQSESYLLQAVENYNYDAAYLALAEIYVDNAQFEKALEAADKAVNHRDKISKGAPYYYKGRAFQGLGDITKAIENYKLSAQDSQYRELSNHYLKQMQQ, from the coding sequence ATGAAAAAACTCTTATCTCTTCTTGGGATCGCTTTATTTTTAATCACACTTAATATAACGGCACAAGATTCTGAAATGGATGCCGAAGCAGCTAAAGCCTATAACGAAGGAAATAAACTGCTTAAAGCCGGTGATTATACCGGTGCTGTCAAACAATACGATACTGCATTGCAAACATCCAAAGATTACAGAATCTTTTATCAAAAAGGTGTTGGTCTCAAGAATCTCAGAAAGTATGATGAAGCTATTGAAGCATATAAAGCCGCGTTAAAAGCTAATTCAAAATTTGGGGCTTCTTACAACGGTCTTGGCGGGATTTATTATGCTCAAGGTAAATTTATTGAAGCAGCAGATAATTTTAAGAAATTCAAAGAATCAACCGACAATAAAAAACAGAAAGAAATGGCTGATAAGTACATTTCATTATCTTACACAAAACTTGGTGTTGAAGCAAAACAAAATGGCAATTTTAAACAGTCTGAATCTTATTTGCTTCAAGCAGTAGAAAATTATAATTATGATGCTGCTTATTTAGCTCTTGCTGAAATTTATGTTGATAATGCCCAATTTGAGAAAGCTTTGGAGGCAGCCGACAAAGCAGTTAATCATAGAGATAAAATTTCTAAAGGAGCTCCCTACTATTATAAGGGAAGAGCTTTCCAAGGTTTGGGTGATATTACCAAAGCCATTGAGAATTATAAACTCTCCGCACAAGATTCACAGTACAGAGAATTAAGCAATCATTACTTGAAACAAATGCAACAGTAA
- a CDS encoding RNA polymerase sigma factor, translating to MSKFSKQQEIMPVDTDFELVKKFLIGDESAFNKLAANYQKKIYWHARRMLGNHLDADEVTQEVLIVLYEKLHTFNFQSSLFTWIYRITSTRSLNFIKKKSIKKFLMLDDSDTTDLASNNDIMQNIEDKEKLDKLNNVLQKLPAKQREIFIMRQFDQLSYEEIAEIKNKSIGTLKANYFHAIKKVTEMMNNG from the coding sequence GTGTCTAAATTTTCGAAACAGCAGGAAATTATGCCGGTAGATACAGATTTTGAATTAGTTAAAAAATTCCTAATAGGTGATGAATCTGCTTTTAATAAATTGGCAGCTAATTATCAGAAGAAGATTTATTGGCATGCACGAAGAATGTTGGGAAATCATCTTGATGCTGATGAAGTTACGCAGGAGGTGTTGATTGTACTTTACGAGAAATTACATACTTTCAATTTTCAATCTTCTCTATTTACTTGGATATACAGAATTACTTCAACTAGAAGTTTGAATTTTATTAAAAAGAAAAGTATTAAAAAGTTTTTGATGCTTGATGATTCTGATACAACAGATTTAGCTTCGAACAATGATATTATGCAAAATATAGAAGACAAAGAAAAATTAGATAAATTAAATAATGTTCTTCAAAAATTACCGGCTAAACAAAGAGAAATATTTATCATGCGCCAATTTGATCAATTATCGTACGAAGAAATTGCCGAGATAAAAAACAAAAGCATTGGAACACTTAAAGCAAATTATTTCCACGCAATTAAAAAAGTTACGGAGATGATGAACAATGGATAG
- a CDS encoding Spy/CpxP family protein refolding chaperone: MKKLSVILFVISIAVLFTGSTFAQKRMANGFGQGRMFTQLDLSDSQKSEIEKLRYEHQMKAIDLRAELKKNKIEIENLLNAEKVDENAVMNLVEKNNEIHNSLSKMRMEMRIKVGSLLTTEQKELLDDFPGFSRGFRHGMSDEPGSFRGRGMQRGNCGEPKFRCNFF, from the coding sequence ATGAAGAAGTTATCAGTCATATTATTTGTTATAAGTATCGCAGTTCTTTTTACAGGCTCTACCTTTGCACAAAAACGAATGGCGAACGGATTTGGTCAAGGCAGAATGTTCACACAACTCGATTTATCCGATTCACAAAAAAGTGAGATCGAAAAGTTGAGATATGAGCATCAAATGAAGGCTATCGATCTGCGCGCCGAATTAAAAAAGAACAAAATTGAAATTGAGAATTTATTAAATGCTGAGAAAGTTGATGAGAATGCTGTCATGAATTTAGTTGAAAAGAATAATGAAATTCATAACTCACTTTCAAAAATGAGAATGGAAATGAGAATTAAAGTAGGTTCTCTCCTTACAACTGAACAGAAAGAATTACTTGATGATTTCCCGGGATTCAGCAGAGGATTTAGACATGGGATGAGTGATGAACCCGGAAGTTTTAGAGGCAGAGGAATGCAACGCGGTAATTGTGGTGAACCAAAATTCAGATGTAATTTCTTCTAA
- a CDS encoding OmpA family protein, which translates to MKRIFLFLLLATSITLYSQENFNKLADKILLGGDFGFTFTSSDYKNVGVGLLIRGVGEYYLFENESHKIGLRAFGGYGVSTGSDKRFDPDGFSTQLYTLAAGGIYSLQVSKSVAPYAFLGLRYLRFNPKDKDGNTLPNNAANEYDRNVVNLALEFGIRFNINNDLYGYGSLIPFSLSNDYIDDRASGSAKDFVVTLNFGLMYAFDAPWVSDQKKISDDLPSGMENEKDMVEENKIEETILEKEVADVKLETKELKSNEEIILKENADVGPVKSNIVEELSYKLDLGRVFFDYGKTELDRMEYVELDRLYNLIAEDNTTRWRITGYTDNLEPVQVHQSVAIQRAYFVLRYFMSKGIERERFEVDVKGEENPLASNDDPKGREKNRRVEVTKIK; encoded by the coding sequence ATGAAAAGAATATTTTTATTTCTTCTACTAGCAACATCTATCACACTTTACTCACAAGAAAATTTTAATAAGCTAGCGGATAAGATTTTACTCGGCGGTGATTTTGGTTTTACTTTCACATCCAGCGATTACAAAAATGTGGGAGTAGGTTTGCTTATTCGCGGAGTTGGTGAGTATTATCTATTTGAAAACGAGTCCCACAAAATTGGTCTGCGTGCATTTGGAGGTTATGGAGTTAGTACCGGCTCTGATAAAAGGTTTGATCCCGATGGTTTTAGTACTCAACTTTATACATTAGCTGCCGGGGGAATTTATTCTTTACAAGTATCTAAATCAGTCGCTCCTTATGCATTTCTTGGTTTAAGATATTTGCGATTTAATCCTAAAGATAAGGATGGAAATACACTTCCTAATAATGCGGCAAATGAATATGATAGAAATGTTGTGAATCTTGCGCTAGAATTCGGAATTCGTTTCAATATAAATAATGATCTCTATGGTTACGGTAGTTTGATTCCTTTCAGTTTATCGAACGATTACATAGATGACAGAGCCAGTGGTTCGGCCAAGGATTTTGTCGTCACATTAAACTTTGGATTGATGTATGCTTTTGACGCCCCTTGGGTTTCAGATCAAAAAAAGATTAGCGATGATTTACCTTCCGGTATGGAAAACGAAAAAGATATGGTTGAAGAGAATAAAATCGAAGAAACAATCTTAGAAAAAGAAGTAGCGGATGTTAAGCTAGAAACTAAAGAACTAAAATCCAACGAAGAAATTATTTTAAAAGAAAATGCAGATGTTGGCCCTGTGAAATCCAACATTGTTGAGGAGCTTTCATATAAACTGGATTTGGGACGAGTATTTTTTGATTACGGTAAAACTGAATTAGATCGTATGGAATATGTTGAATTGGATCGACTCTATAATTTAATCGCAGAAGATAATACAACTCGCTGGAGAATTACAGGATATACGGATAATTTAGAACCTGTTCAAGTCCATCAAAGTGTAGCAATTCAAAGAGCATATTTTGTATTGCGTTATTTTATGTCAAAGGGCATTGAAAGAGAACGTTTTGAAGTTGACGTTAAAGGTGAGGAAAATCCGCTTGCCAGTAACGACGATCCAAAAGGAAGAGAAAAGAATCGAAGAGTTGAAGTAACAAAAATTAAATAG
- a CDS encoding SDR family NAD(P)-dependent oxidoreductase has product MAQSNSAVWITGASSGIGKSIALEFASNGNVVAASSRNNEALKRLKKEAGDKSLIETFPLDIKDPNQVLETVEKISQNYNINCLINNAGSTTFKLAVDNSLTEIDEILKTNLNGAIYAIKSVLPKMLEKKEGMIINIISVAAEKVLTKSSVYAASKAGLQTYTKVLREELRNSNIKIVNILPGATRTPIWPNNVLEKHSERMMSPSELAKFIYSIYSIKSNLVPEEVTIRPIKGDL; this is encoded by the coding sequence ATGGCACAATCAAATTCTGCAGTTTGGATAACCGGAGCAAGTTCAGGAATAGGAAAATCAATTGCTCTAGAATTCGCTTCAAACGGAAATGTTGTTGCGGCTTCATCCAGAAATAATGAAGCTTTGAAGAGATTAAAAAAGGAAGCTGGCGATAAAAGTTTGATTGAAACATTTCCACTTGATATCAAAGACCCAAATCAAGTTTTAGAAACCGTTGAAAAAATTTCCCAAAATTATAACATTAATTGTTTGATAAATAATGCCGGATCGACAACTTTTAAACTAGCTGTTGATAATTCATTAACGGAGATTGATGAAATCCTAAAAACAAATTTGAACGGTGCCATTTACGCAATCAAATCTGTACTTCCCAAAATGTTAGAAAAAAAAGAAGGGATGATTATTAACATTATTTCGGTAGCAGCTGAAAAGGTTCTTACTAAAAGCAGTGTTTATGCTGCATCAAAAGCAGGTTTGCAAACTTATACTAAAGTTTTACGTGAAGAATTGCGTAATTCCAATATAAAAATTGTCAATATCCTTCCTGGTGCGACTAGAACCCCAATTTGGCCGAATAATGTTTTGGAAAAACATAGTGAAAGAATGATGTCGCCATCTGAATTAGCTAAATTTATTTACAGTATTTATAGTATTAAATCCAACTTAGTACCGGAAGAAGTTACAATTAGACCAATTAAAGGGGATTTGTAG
- the folE gene encoding GTP cyclohydrolase I FolE produces the protein MDLEKVESHVKVLLEEIGEDINRDGLLRTPQRVAKAYEFLTQGYHKDVKKVVNGAIFEEKYDEMVIVKDIDFYSMCEHHLLPFYGKVHIAYVPDGKIVGLSKLPRIVDVFARRLQVQERLTQEIADTLDEILKPKGVAVVAEGYHMCMMMRGVEKQNSITTTSAVHGLFKDDARTRSEFLNLINTKKI, from the coding sequence TTGGACTTAGAAAAAGTAGAATCACATGTAAAGGTTTTGCTGGAAGAAATAGGCGAGGACATTAACCGAGATGGTTTATTAAGAACTCCTCAACGAGTTGCAAAAGCTTATGAATTTCTTACACAAGGTTATCATAAAGATGTGAAAAAAGTTGTAAACGGTGCAATCTTCGAAGAAAAATATGATGAAATGGTGATTGTAAAAGACATAGATTTCTACAGCATGTGTGAGCATCATTTACTACCGTTTTACGGCAAAGTTCATATAGCATATGTTCCGGATGGAAAGATTGTTGGATTGAGTAAGCTACCGCGAATCGTTGATGTATTCGCACGCAGATTGCAAGTACAAGAACGTTTAACGCAAGAGATTGCCGATACTCTTGATGAAATTCTCAAGCCAAAAGGTGTAGCGGTAGTTGCGGAAGGTTATCATATGTGTATGATGATGCGTGGTGTTGAAAAACAAAATTCCATTACGACAACTAGCGCGGTTCATGGTTTATTTAAGGATGATGCAAGAACCAGATCTGAATTTTTAAATCTAATAAACACAAAGAAAATATAA
- a CDS encoding 6-carboxytetrahydropterin synthase — MVYVTRRETFSSSHRLYNPEFSEEDNNKIFGKCNNPNGHGHNYVLEVIVAGEVDPKTGYVIDLKDLKKIIKENVIKKVDHKHLNLDVEFMKGFIPTAENIAIGIWGELVNRIPTGKLYSVKVYETENNYAEYKGE, encoded by the coding sequence ATGGTTTACGTAACGCGCAGAGAAACATTCAGCTCATCACACCGACTTTACAACCCGGAATTTTCCGAAGAGGATAACAATAAAATTTTTGGAAAGTGTAATAATCCAAACGGACATGGACACAATTATGTTCTCGAAGTCATTGTTGCCGGCGAAGTAGATCCCAAGACCGGTTATGTAATCGATCTTAAAGATCTCAAAAAAATTATAAAAGAAAATGTAATTAAAAAAGTTGATCATAAACATCTTAATTTGGATGTTGAATTTATGAAAGGTTTTATACCAACCGCTGAAAATATTGCGATAGGTATTTGGGGAGAGTTAGTAAATAGAATTCCTACCGGCAAATTGTATTCTGTTAAAGTTTATGAAACAGAAAATAATTATGCCGAATATAAAGGAGAATAA
- the bcp gene encoding thioredoxin-dependent thiol peroxidase translates to MIKEGNKAPQFTLPDSKGNKVSLKDYLGKKVVLYFYPKDMTSGCTQEACDFRDAHPNFKKLNAVVLGVSADSSASHQKFSDKYDLPFTLLSDEDKKVLEKYGVWKEKSMYGKKYMGIERTTVVINEDGKIQKIFPKVKVNGHIEEVLKELKN, encoded by the coding sequence ATGATAAAAGAGGGAAATAAAGCTCCGCAGTTTACTTTACCTGATAGCAAAGGAAACAAGGTTTCACTAAAAGATTACTTAGGTAAGAAAGTTGTACTGTATTTTTATCCTAAAGATATGACTTCAGGTTGCACTCAGGAAGCATGTGATTTTAGAGATGCTCATCCAAATTTCAAAAAACTAAATGCTGTTGTTCTTGGTGTAAGTGCAGATTCATCAGCTTCACATCAGAAATTTTCTGATAAGTATGATCTTCCCTTTACTCTTTTGAGCGACGAAGATAAAAAAGTTTTAGAAAAATACGGCGTCTGGAAAGAAAAAAGTATGTATGGGAAAAAATATATGGGAATCGAAAGAACCACGGTAGTAATAAATGAAGATGGTAAAATCCAAAAGATATTCCCAAAAGTAAAAGTTAACGGACATATTGAAGAAGTATTGAAAGAATTGAAAAACTAA